GTCCTCGAGTACCAGCAAAAGCTCACCGAGGCCCGCTCGGCCGAGATCAGGGCCCTCGCGGACTACAACAAGTCGCTAACGCTCTTGCGCAAGGAGAGGGGCACCCTCATGGAGGACTACGACATAGAGCTCGACGGAGGCGGACCGGCGGGAAGGAGCGGCGGCATATCTTGAAGAGGCTGCTTGCGGTCATACTCGCCGCCGCCGCGCTCTGGGCGCTGTGGCACTTCTACGGAGAGAGGCTCCTGGCTCCCGACGACGACACGGAGACCTCCGCCTTCACCGTCGCCCCGGCAGAGCGCGGGGACCTGCGACTCACGGTCTCGGCCACCGGTGTGGTGACCCCCCTTGTGGAGGTGGAGGTCAAGAGCAAGGCCGGCGGCGAGATAAGGACCTTTCCGTTCAGGGAAGGCGACCGGCTGCGCAAGGGTCAGATCGTCGTCACCCTCGACCCGGAGACGGAGAAGTCGCGGGTGAACCAGGCCACGGCCGACACGCTCATGGCCGAGGGGCGGCTCGACAAGGCGAGGATCGCCGAAAGGGACGCAAGGCTCAAGCTGAAACGGACGACCAGGCTCTTCAAAAACGGCGTCATCTCCCGCCAGGACCTCGACGACGCCGAGATAGCCCTTGCCAAGGCCGTAAGCGACGTCAAGATCGCCGAGGCCGAGCTCATCCGCGCCCGCGAGGCCCTGAGCGAGGCGCAGAAGAGGCTGGCCGACACGCAGGTGCGCTCGCCCATTACGGGCACGATACTCAAGAAGTTCGTCGAGGAGGGACAGGTCATCTCCTCCACCCTCTCTTCGGCGTCGGAAGGCACGCCGCTCTTCACCATGGCCGACCTGGACCGTCTCAACGTGAAGGCCATGGTCGACGAGGTGGACATAGGGGCGGTCAGGGAGGGCCAGGAGGCGATCATAACGGTCGACGCCTGGCCCGACAGGGCCTTCACCGGCAAGGTGACGAGGATACTCCCCCAGGGGCGGGTCGAGAGGACGGTGACGGTCTTCGACGTGGAGATCGGGGTC
This DNA window, taken from Deltaproteobacteria bacterium, encodes the following:
- a CDS encoding efflux RND transporter periplasmic adaptor subunit; this translates as MVHRGDGALPAGQPRGRRRARRGAPRGAPGAARAQAPGAADNRGRRQRPQGDHRRRGAGEGGPPLGPSRRGVAEGRAGKARRRSLHHLQRPRVPAKAHRGPLGRDQGPRGLQQVANALAQGEGHPHGGLRHRARRRRTGGKERRHILKRLLAVILAAAALWALWHFYGERLLAPDDDTETSAFTVAPAERGDLRLTVSATGVVTPLVEVEVKSKAGGEIRTFPFREGDRLRKGQIVVTLDPETEKSRVNQATADTLMAEGRLDKARIAERDARLKLKRTTRLFKNGVISRQDLDDAEIALAKAVSDVKIAEAELIRAREALSEAQKRLADTQVRSPITGTILKKFVEEGQVISSTLSSASEGTPLFTMADLDRLNVKAMVDEVDIGAVREGQEAIITVDAWPDRAFTGKVTRILPQGRVERTVTVFDVEIGVEDRDRELLKPGMTAGVEIVTEVRRGVLLAPAEAVRTKSGKTVVHVVRAGRPVAVEVETGKTDGVKTEIVKGLGEDDEVIVSGLDGDGKRRNKRKRRFFFH